One genomic segment of Ipomoea triloba cultivar NCNSP0323 chromosome 9, ASM357664v1 includes these proteins:
- the LOC116029863 gene encoding putative E3 ubiquitin-protein ligase RF4, whose amino-acid sequence MFNKADCEISQLVVRDDLMAVELEKLLIPTIQSRRSSAVPVSLMQRKQQLQKEVQGWIDWTNVKALWQQEEREKTKLLQKAESIWRERQQRKQKTKMEEEKLIAKAEENSRVKLAAVGESSSQQGGIKREWECVMCLTEPKSVVFLPCAHKALCTNCNVLHERQGMKDCPVYRTPIMKRIQACFVPPKAH is encoded by the exons ATGTTCAACAAAGCCGACTGTGAAATCTCACAACTAGTTGTGAGGGATGATCTTATGGCAGTTGAGCTTGAGAAGCTTCTAATTCCCACAATACAATCAAGAAGATCCTCTGCTGTTCCTGTGTCACTAATGCAGCGTAAGCAACAGCTGCAGAAAGAGGTGCAGGGTTGGATTGATTGGACTAATGTGAAG GCTCTTTGGCAACAAGAAGAGAGGGAGAAGACAAAGCTTCTCCAGAAGGCGGAGTCTATTTGGAGGGAGAGGCAACAAAGGAAGCAGAAGACAAAAATGGAGGAGGAAAAGTTGATAGCAAAGGCAGAAGAGAACAGCAGGGTGAAATTGGCAGCTGTGGGGGAAAGTTCAAGCCAGCAGGGAGGCATAAAACGCGAATGGGAATGCGTTATGTGCTTGACTGAGCCAAAATCAGTAGTTTTCCTCCCTTGTGCCCATAAGGCTCTTTGCACAAACTGCAATGTGCTTCATGAAAGGCAAGGAATGAAGGACTGTCCCGTTTACAGAACGCCAATCATGAAGCGGATCCAAGCCTGCTTTGTTCCTCCAAAAGCACACTAG
- the LOC116029864 gene encoding uncharacterized protein LOC116029864, giving the protein MAVIFISLHQDAGAVVDGARSYLEAWTRIHESIITPSSQNDLSCWRKPPPGWVKLNVDAAINKGLNSTGLGFILCNEDGNFLAAKEQKWSEEIGPTRFTSEAEAIRIREALKWIKVMNVDRVQIETDALLVIQGLNNPKLISSFDLVLEDIRKLANDFQCISFMFVKRSANTTAHLLAREAVFIADCIIWASLPPSFLYDVLTLDNEI; this is encoded by the exons ATGGCAGTAATATTCATATCACTGCACCAAGATGCAGGGGCTGTGGTGGATGGAGCTCGCAGCTACTTGGAGGCGTGGACAAGAATTCATGAATCCATAATCACACCTTCGTCTCAAAATGACCTTTCTTGTTGGAGGAAACCTCCCCCTGGTTGGGTTAAGTTGAATGTGGATGCAGCTATTAATAAAGGCCTAAACTCTACTGGTCTGGGCTTCATACTCTGCAATGAGGACGGCAACTTTCTGGCAGCAAAGGAGCAAAAGTGGAGTG AGGAGATCGGGCCAACCAGGTTCACATCAGAAGCAGAAGCTATCAGAATTAGGGAAGCTTTGAAATGGATAAAGGTTATGAATGTTGACAGAGTCCAGATTGAAACAGATGCTCTTCTTGTTATTCAAGGACTAAACAATCCAAAGTTGATATCATCTTTTGATTTAGTCTTAGAGGATATTCGTAAACTAGCTAATGATTTTCAGTGTATTAGCTTTATGTTTGTTAAGCGGTCCGCGAATACGACAGCTCACCTACTAGCTCGAGAAGCCGTATTCATTGCTGATTGCATCATTTGGGCAAGCTTGCCCCCTTCTTTCTTGTATGATGTTCTTACTTTGGATAATGAAATCTAA